The genomic region ACACGCCGTGCTACGAGGGTCGCTGGCAGACGATCTGCTTCGGCTGGGGCGCGAACGGCCGTCCGGTGACCTACGGGGACTACTTCTTCTTCCCCGGCGGCCTCGACGCGTTCAACCGCTTGACGCAGTGCGAGGCGATCGAGCGCTTGAGGATGCGCAACCAGTACGGGGTGGTGCTCTCGGAGCTGCACTCGCACAACCTGCCGCAGCACGAGAGGGTGCACAGCTGGCAGTCGGGCACGTACGACCTCTTCGGGAACTACGTGCTGGACTACGTCAAGGCGGTCAACTACTCGATGGAAAACAGCCCTTCGAAGACCGACTGGGAGTGGAACGCGTTCGAGATCCAGGCGAACCTGGTCTGGGGCCACTACCGGAACCCGCCGTACTCCGGCTACGGAGGGTGCACCTACTGAAGCGCGACTAGGCTTCGGTTCGTGGAGAAGCGAAACGCAGGCAGGTTGAACCGCCAGGTCGGCGTCGTGGGACTGCGCTGCTGGCAGCTCGGCGCCGACTGGGGTGAGGTGGACGAGAGCGAGGCGCTCGCGTTGCTGCACGCCGCCGCCGACACGGGTGTCGACTTCTTCGACACCGCGGACGTGTACGGCGACGGGCGCAGCGAGAGCCTCGTCGGGCGGTTCCTGAAGGAGCGCAAGGACGACGGCGTCTTCGTCGCCACCAAGATGGGGCGGCGGCTGCCGGCGCAGACCACCGAGGGGTACAGCCGGGAGAACTTCCTCGCGTGGAACGACCGGAGCCGGCGCAACCTCGGGGTCGACACGCTCGACCTGGTGCAGCTGCACTGCCCGCCGACGCCGGTGTACAGCCGTGACGAGGTGTACGACACGCTCGACGAGATGGTCGAGCAGCAGCGGATCGCCGCTTACGGCGTGTCGGTGGAGAAGGTCGAGGAAGCGCTCGAGGCGATCAAGCGGCCGAACGTGGCCAGCGTGCAGATCATCCTGAACGCGTTCCGGCACAAGCCGCTCGAAGAGGTGCTGCCCAAGGCGGCCGAGGCGGGTGTGGCGATCATCGCGCGGGTGCCGCTGGCGTCCGGGCTGCTGTCCGGGAAGTACACCGAGGACACCGCGTTCGGTGCGGACGACCACCGCAACTACAACCGCAACGGTGAGGCGTTCGACGTCGGCGAGACGTTCTCCGGGGTGCCGTTCGAGGTGGGCCTGGAGGCGGTCGAGCGGTTGAGGCCGCTGGTTCCGCAGGGCGCCACCATGGCGCAGTTCGCGCTCAGGTGGATCGTCGACCAGGCCGGTGTCACGGTGGTGATCCCCGGTGCGCGCAACGTCGAGCAGGCGAAGGCGAACGCCGCGGCCGCCGGGCTGTCCGAAGTGGACCACGCGGCGGTGACCGCTGTGTACGACGAGCTGATCCGGCCGCACGTGCACGACCGGTGGTGAGTCACTCCTCGGCGAGGATGGCGTAGAGCTTGCGCCGCAGCTCGTTGTAGAGCTCGACGGCGCGGGCCTTCTGCTCGGGCGTGCCCGCGTGGGAGATCTGCTCCATCGCGGAGCCGAGGAGCCGGATCGACGACCTCAGCTCGCCGTCGACCGGGTCGAGCTGGAAGTTGATGTCGCGCCAGGGCGGGGCCGTCTGCTCCGTCCTGCCGTGGTCGGTGAGCGTGAACAGCTTCTTGCCTCCTTCCTCCGCCGAGGAGATGAGGCCTTCGTCGGCCAGCATCTGCAGCGTGGGGTAGACCGAGCCGGGACTCGGGCTCCAGCCGCCGCCGGTGCGCCTGGCGATCTCCTGGATGATCTCGTAGCCGTGCATCGGGCGTTCTGTCAGCAAGGACAGAACAGCCGCACGAACGTTGCCGCGCCTTTGGCGGCCGCCCCTGCCACCGCCCCCGAACGGGCCGTGGCGGTGCCTGTGCATGTGGTTCCTGTGGTGTGGTTTCATCATCATGTCATTAACGATATATCGGAACCTATCGCGATGCAACGGTCTTGTGTTGGCGAAGTTCGTGGGACACTGGATGTGCTATGACCTCGCTTCCCCTCGTCTTCGACGCGCCCAAGCGCGGCCTGCCGCCGCGCCACCTGGTCGACCTCTCGCCCGCCGAACGCGCTGATGCCGTTGCGGCACTAGGCGAGAAGCCGTTCCGTGCCAAGCAGCTGTCGAACCACTACTTCAGCCGCCTGACCGTCGACCCGGCCGAGATGACCGACATCCCGGCCGCCACGCGCGACAAGCTCGTCGCCGACCTGATGCCGCCGCTCTTCACGGTCGTGCGCAAGGTCACCACCGACGAGGGCACGACCGCGAAAACCCTCCTGCGCGCGCACGACGGCACGCTCATCGAG from Lentzea guizhouensis harbors:
- a CDS encoding aldo/keto reductase, with translation MEKRNAGRLNRQVGVVGLRCWQLGADWGEVDESEALALLHAAADTGVDFFDTADVYGDGRSESLVGRFLKERKDDGVFVATKMGRRLPAQTTEGYSRENFLAWNDRSRRNLGVDTLDLVQLHCPPTPVYSRDEVYDTLDEMVEQQRIAAYGVSVEKVEEALEAIKRPNVASVQIILNAFRHKPLEEVLPKAAEAGVAIIARVPLASGLLSGKYTEDTAFGADDHRNYNRNGEAFDVGETFSGVPFEVGLEAVERLRPLVPQGATMAQFALRWIVDQAGVTVVIPGARNVEQAKANAAAAGLSEVDHAAVTAVYDELIRPHVHDRW
- a CDS encoding PadR family transcriptional regulator — protein: MLTERPMHGYEIIQEIARRTGGGWSPSPGSVYPTLQMLADEGLISSAEEGGKKLFTLTDHGRTEQTAPPWRDINFQLDPVDGELRSSIRLLGSAMEQISHAGTPEQKARAVELYNELRRKLYAILAEE